The DNA sequence AACTGCCCACAAATATGATTGGCTTTTACTAAGGCAACCGTTTGCTGAATCACTTGGTTGGTATCAAATCCTTCACCGTACATCTCATGAATGCCGGTGGCTAAGTCATGTTTCGCTAAGCGCACTTTCGGAAAGGTCAGTTGCTCTCGGGTAAATAACCTCACTCGGTTAGGCGCCGCTGCTCGAGGCACGATGATCGCTACTTGATGACGTTTCTGTTGGAAATAGAGGTTGGCGAGCGCTTGTTGTTGTTCGCTTATGCTAATCAATTGACCACTAATCTGGCAGCCAATCGATTTAGGCACATCACCGACTTGGCTAGCGCTAACATACTGGTGAGGGTAATCGGGCAGCGCTTGTATTTGGCCTAACTGGCGTTGCATAAAATGGGTGGCGATGGCCGCACGACAAATGGCGGTTTCGCCAATGGCGGGCGCGCTCATGACTTTCCAGCCAATAAGCACGGCGGTAATCAATAATAGGGAGCTACTAATCACAATCAGCGGTTGGCGTCGAATGATCATTACGGCCTCACAAGCAACACAAATAAAAAAGACGTATCTTTGTTATCTGTCATTAAGCGTAAAACTGAAGGTCTTATTCACAGTATAGCCCAAGCATTGCCAGCCATGCTCGCAATGTTTGGAGGGATTTAGGCTATTTTTTGTTTTACAGGGGGTAACTCTGCGAGCTCAACAGTGCCTTTGGGCTTGCTGCAACAACTGAGTATTTGGCCTTGCGGGATGTTCGCTAAAGGCGTGTGGCTGTATTCCACTTCGCCTTTCACTAAGGTGGTTCGGCAGGCGCCACAAACACCTTCACGACAGTGGTACTCTGGGGTAAAACCAGCTTGCTCGTAGGCCTCTAAAATGCTTTTGTGGTGGCCATCTACGACCACCTCAATACCACCTGCAATAACTCGCCCTTCTTGTTGAGACATTACAGTTCAAAGTCCTCAAAATCATCTACGTGGATACTAGAGTCAATTTGGCCCACTAGGTAAGAACTTATTTCAGCTTCTTGCGGTGCTACCTGTACGTTGTCAGAGACTAACCAAGAATTAATCCAAGGGATCGGATTGCTACGATCTTCGAAGCAAGGTAATAAGCCAACACCTTGCATACGACTATTAGTAATATATTCAACGTATTGGCACAGTATTTCTTCGTTCAGACCAATCATTGAACCATCTTTAAATAGATACTTGGCCCATTGTTTTTCTTGCTCTGCTGCATCGGTAAACATACGCCACGCTTCTACTTCACACTCGGCAGCAATTTCGGCCATTTCTGGATCGTCTTTACCTTCGCGCATTAAGTTGATCATGTGCTGGGTGCCGGTAAGGTGCAAGGCTTCGTCACGGGCAATCAGTTTGATGATTTTGGCATTGCCTTCCATGAGCTCTCGCTCGGCAAAAGCAAATGAACAAGCAAAGCTTACGTAGAAGCGTATCGCTTCTAAAACGTTTACCGACATCAAACATAGATAAAGCTTTTTCTTTAGCTCGCGAATAGTGATGTTGTGGATTGTGCCATCAACTTCATGCTGACCTTCACCGTGTAAATGGTAAATAGACGTGGCTTGAATCAGGTCATCATAGTAACCGGCAATATCGTTAGCGCGTTTGATAATTTCTTCATTTTGCATGATGTCATCAAACACTTCACCAGGATTACCCATTACATTACGAATAATATGGGTATATGAACGTGAGTGAATAGTTTCACTAAAGGCCCACGTTTCTATCCAGGTTTCTAGCTCTGGCAAACTCACCAAAGGCAGCAAGGCGACATTAGGCGAGCGCCCTTGAATGCTGTCTAATAGGGTTTGGTACTTTAAGTTACTGATAAAAATATGCTGCTCGTGAGCCGGTAACTTATTGTAATCAATTCGATCTCGGCTGACGTCTACTTCTTCTGGACGCCAGAAAAAAGACAGTTGTTTTTCGATTAGTTTTTCGAAAATTTCATGACGCTGTTGGTCATAACGGGCCACGTTTACCGGCTGCCCAAAGAACATTGGCTCTTTAGTGGCATCGTTGGCTTCTAGTGTGAAAATTGAGTAGCTCATCTACATTTTTCCTAAACATTCATGTTGCGCTAGAGCGCGTAAACTTGGCTTAAATCTTACATGCACCGCCAGCGCAATCATCGTCTTCTGGCTCTGGTTTCATGTTGTCATGTTGATCACTAGCACCGTCTCGGGTGTTATGGTAATACAGCGTTTTAACCCCGTATTTATAGGCGGTTAGCAAGTCGGCAATCAGCGTTTTCATTGGTACACGGTTGCCTTCAAAACGCGATGGGTCATAGTTTGTGTTGGCCGAGATGCTTTGGTCTACAAATTTTTGCATTAAACCAACGAGTTGTAAGTAACCGTCGTTATTGGGAATGTCCCACAATAACTCATAGTTGTCTTTAACGTTTTCAAAATCAGGAACCACTTGCTTAAGAATACCGTCTTTGCTGGCTTTAACACTAATGAAACCACGCGGTGGCTCAATGCCATTGGTTGCGTTAGAAATTTGGCTTGAAGTCTCTGATGGCATCAGCGCTGACAAGGTTGAATTGCGTAAGCCATGGGTGGTGATTTCGTTGCGCAGCTCTTCCCAGTCATAATGTAGCGGCTCGTTGCTCAGCGTATCCAATGACTTCTTATAAGTGTCGATAGGTAAAATACCCTGCGAATAAGTGGTCTCGTTGAACATTGGGCAAGCGCCTTGTTCTTTGGCTAAGCGCATAGAGGCTTTCAATAACCAGTATTGAATCGCTTCAAAAGTACGGTGGGTCAGGTTATTGGCACTACCATCACTGTACTTGGTGCCATTTTTAGCTAAGTAGTAGGCATAGTTAATCACACCAATACCAAGCGTACGGCGGCCATCAGAGCCTTTTTTAGCCGCTAATATTGGGTAATCTTGGTAATCTAATAAGCTGTCTAAAGCACGTACCGCTAAATCTGATAACTCTTCAAGCTCATCCAGGTTTTCAATCGCACCTAAATTAAAGGCTGAGAGGGTACACAAGGCAATTTCACCATTCTCATCGTGTACATGCTGTAATGGTTTAGTTGGCAGGGCGATTTCTAAACATAGGTTAGATTGGCGCACTGGCGCTTGTACTGGGTCAAATGGGCTGTGAGTATTACAGTGGTCGACGTTTTGAATGTAAATACGACCAGTAGAGGCGCGCTCTTGCATTAGCAGTGAGAATAGCTCAACCGCTTTAATCGACTGTTTACGAACGTTTGAGTCTTGTTCGTATTGCACATACAAACGTTCAAACTCGTCTTGGTCTTGGAAGAAGGCATCGTAAAGGCCAGGCGCATCACTTGGCGAGAATAGGGTGATGTTTTCACCTTTTACCAAGCGCTGGTACATCAATTTGTTTAGCTGCACACCGTAGTCCATGTGACGAACTCGGTTATCGTCTACACCACGGTTATTTTTAAGTACTAATAACGATTCTACTTCTAAATGCCAAAACGGGTAGAAGATAGTGGCTGCACCACCGCGAACGCCGCCTTGCGAACAACATTTTACTGCCGTTTGGAAGTATTTATAAAAAGGGATACAGCCGGTGTGGAAGGCTTCACCACCGCGTATTTCACTGCCCAAGGCGCGAATGCGACCAGCATTGATACCAATGCCTGCACGTTGCGACACGTAGGTAACAATAGAAGACGCCGTTGCGTTTATAGACTCTAAGCTATCGCCACATTCAATCAGTACACAAGAGCTGAATTGACGCGTAGGGGTACGTACACCTGACATAATCGGTGTAGGTAATGAAATTTTAAACTTCGAGGTCGCATCATAAAAACGACGAATGTACTGCAAGCGTACCGATTTGTCGTAATGGGCAAACAAACAAGCGGCTACCAGAATATAGAGAAATTGCGCACTCTCGTAAATTTCACCGCTTACTCGGTTCTGAACCAAGTATTTGCCTTCTAATTGCTTAACGGCACCGTAAGAGAAGTCCATATCACGCCAGTGATCGATAAAATCATCCATTTGGGCAAACTCTTCAGGCGTGTAGTCTTTCAGCAAGTGCATGTCGTAGCGACCTGCTTCACACTGTTTTACCACATGGTCGTACAGTTTCGGTGGCTCAAATTGGCCATAGGCTTTTTTACGCAAGTGGAATACCGCTAAACGCGCGGCTAAAAATTGGTAGTCTGGCGTTTCTTGCGAGATTAAATCGGCTGCAGATTTAATAATGGTTTCATGAATATCTTTAGTGGCCATCCCCGAATAGAACTGAATGTGTGACTTAAGCTCTACTTGCGATACCGATACATTATTAAGCCCTTTAGCGGCCCAAGTTATCACTCGGTGGATCTTGTCTAAGTTGATCGCTTCTTGTTTACCGCTTCGTTTGGTTACCAGTAGATCTTTATTCATGAAGGGGGGGCCTATTATCCTAATTTCGCTATTGCTTATCTAGTTGCTCTGTTTTTCTTTAGCCACTAGATATAGTGTTTTTTACATTTATGGATACAAGATAATGAGGTTTTGGCTTTTAAGCAAGATCTAGGAAAAGTGTAAAAATTGTGTATAACTTGCAGATAACTCATGAATGTTAGTGACCACTAACTAGCTATCGGTATGTGTTAAACAGCTGGCACCAATGCAAGGTTTTTTTCACGATTTTTTAGCCGAAAAAATTATTTTTATAAAACTTGAACTTGCTTACAAATCATTCAACCAGTCGCTTATTGTTTGCTCGAGTTGCTCACTTTTTTGACAATGTAAATCGGCCGCCCAGTCATCCGTTTTATCGTGCGCTGAAATGTAGCCCCATAAGGCTAATAGCGTTGTCATATTGGTGTTATTACCCGCTGCAATATCTCGTTCAGCGTCACCAACATACAAACAGTTGTTTGGCTCAACGGCGATGTTTTTACAAGCCAGCAGCATCGGTTCAGGATCCGGTTTGCGCTGAGCAATAGTGTCGCCACCGACCAATACGCCGCACTGCGCAAATTCAGGGAAATAAGCCAGCAATTGTTTACTTAAGCCTTCCGGCTTATTGGTGACCACGCCCCAAGGAATAGCGCGTTGATTGAGTAGTTGCAGTGCTTCTTTTATGCCGGGGAAGAAATCTGTGCCTTCACATATGTGCTGTTGATAGTAATCGAGCAGCTGTTGGCGCAATTCTGTTTGGGCTTGGCTAGCCCAATCGTCGCCAAAGCCGGCTTTTAATAAGCCAATGGCGCCATGAGAACTGAGTTCTCTCGCTTGCGCTAGGCTAAGAGGTGCTCGTTGGTATTGGGCTAACACATAGTTTGCCGCTGCGCCTAAATCAGGCGCGGTATCTAATAAAGTTCCATCTAAGTCAAACAACACCGCGGCTTGTTTATTCATGGTTTTGCTCCGGCTTGGCTAACTGCACCATATAATTCACATCAACATTGGTGCTTAAGCTAAAGCTTTCAATAATCGGCAAAAACTGTACCCCGCTAATGGCTTCTGAGCGCAATCCATTTTGATCAGCCCAAGCCAGTAATTCTGAAGGACGAATGAACTTGTCATGCTGGTGAGTACCATTAGGCACTATCTTCAATAGTTTCTCGGCCGCTAGAATCATATAAAGGTAGGCTTTGGGAGTACGGTTAATGGTTGAAACAAAGATTTTCCCGCCGGGTTTCACCAGTTGCGCACACGCCGCAATCACCGAGCCTGGATCGGGCACGTGTTCAATCATCTCCATACAAGTAATTACGTCATAAGTGGCCGCGTGAGTGTCGGCATGGGCTTCAGCCGTGGTTTGCAGATAACGTAACTGGGTGCCTGTTTCTAAGGCATGCAGTTTGGCCACTTCTATTTGTTCTTTCCCCATATCGATGGCTGTGACATCTGCGCCGCGTACCGCCATGCTCTCGGCTAAAATGCCGCCGCCACAACCAATGTCCAGCACTTTCTTGCCAAATAAGCCAACCGAACCACGTTCAATATAGTCAAGTCGTAGCGGATTGATTTGATGCAGGGTTTTGAATTCACCTTGCTTATCCCACCAACGCGAGGCTAAACCCGCAAAATGAGCAATCTCTTGGTGGTCAACATTTTCGCTTGTATTGCGCTGTTCCATTATTTTATCAATCCACGTCACTATTTATAGGCATTATATGAACTTGTGAATCGCAGTCACAAGCTTTTGTTCAATTCTGGTGTTTTTTCGTTTTTCTAATAGAAAAGAGCGACATCAGGCCTGTTAAGGTCGCTATTTTATGGTAAAGTTTGCGATTACGCTGAGTATTTGTAAAAAGCAATAAAACGAAGGATTTTGTCGTCTATGAGCGATCTTGCAAAAGAGATTACGCCGGTCAATATTGAGGATGAACTAAAGAGTTCATATCTTGATTATGCCATGAGCGTTATTGTGGGGCGTGCCTTGCCGGATGTACGTGATGGTTTAAAACCAGTACACCGTCGGGTGCTATTCGCAATGAACGTACTGGGAAATGATTGGAACAAACCCTATAAAAAGTCTGCCCGTGTGGTAGGTGATGTAATTGGTAAATATCACCCACATGGTGATAGTGCTGTTTACGATACGATTGTTCGCATGGCGCAGCCATTTTCGCTGCGATACATGTTAGTTGACGGTCAAGGTAACTTTGGTTCGGTTGATGGCGATTCTGCTGCGGCAATGCGTTATACCGAAATCCGTATGGATAAGTTAGCCCATTCATTACTGGCTGACTTAGAAAAAGAAACCGTTGATTTTGTACCAAACTACGATGGTACTGAGCAAATTCCTGAAGTATTGCCAACCCGAGTGCCTAATTTATTAGTTAACGGTTCTTCTGGTATTGCGGTAGGCATGGCGACTAACATCCCACCACACAACTTAACCGAAGTGGTTAATGGTTGTTTGGCGATGATAGAAAAACCAGATATTAGTATCGACGAGTTGATGGAGTATATTCCTGCTCCTGATTTCCCAACCGCCGGTATTATTAATGGTCGAGCTGGCATTATTCAGGCTTACCACACTGGTCGCGGTAAAGTATCTATTCGCTCAAAAGCAGAAGTGGTTACCGATAAAAACGGTAAAGAAACCATTATTGTTCACGAGATCCCCTACCAGGTGAACAAAGCTCGCTTAATCGAAAAAATGGCCGAGCTGGTAAAAGATAAGAAATTAGAAGGTATTTCAGCATTACGTGACGAGTCAGATAAAGACGGTATGCGTATTGTGGTTGAGCTTAAGCGCGACGCAGTGGGCGAAGTGGTACTAAATAACTTGTACTCACAAACCCAAATGCAGGTGTCTTTTGGTATGAATATGGTGGCGCTTGATAACGGCCAGCCTAAGATATTCAACCTGCAAGAGATGATCGAATGTTTCATTCGTCACCGCCGCGAAGTAGTGACACGCCGAACCGTATTTGAATTACGTAAGGCCCGTGACCGTGCCCACATCCTTGAAGGCCTAGCGATTGCACTGGCTAACATCGATGAAATTATTGAGCTAATTAAAACCTCTCCAACGCCCGCTGAAGCAAAAGCTGCCTTGGTCGCGAAGGGTTGGGACCTCGGTGCTGTATCGGCGATGCTAGAACGCGCCGGTGACGACGCCGCTCGCCCAGATTGGTTAGAAGCCGAGTTTGGTATTCGTGATGGTCAGTACTTCATTACGCCTACTCAAGCACAAGCTATTCTAGATTTACGTTTACACAAGTTAACCGGTCTAGAACACGAAAAAATCATCAGCGAATATAAAGAGCTGTTAGATCTTATCGCAGAATTACTGCACATCTTAAATACGCCTGAGCGTTTGATGGAAGTCATTCGAGATGAGCTAATTGCAGTTCGAGAACAATTTGGTGATGAGCGTCGCACTGAAATCTCAGCAAACAGCTCTGATTTATCAATTGAAGACTTAATTAACGAAGAAGACGTGGTAGTAACCCTCTCTCACGAAGGCTACGTTAAGTACCAACCGCTTACTGAGTACGAATCTCAGCGTCGTGGTGGTAAAGGTAAAGCCGCCACTAAGATGAAGAATGAAGACTTCATCGAGAAGTTATTAGTGGCGAATACTCACGATACAGTATTGTGTTTCTCTACTGTTGGTAAAGTGTACTGGATGAAGGTATATCAATTGCCTCTTGCTAGTCGCCAAGCCCGTGGCAAGCCAATTGTTAACTTACTACCGTTAACTGAAGATGAGCGTATTACCGCGATTCTGCCGGTACGTGAGTACGAAGAAGACAAGTTCATCTTGTTTGCAACCGCTAATGGCACGGTTAAGAAAACCCCACTTACCGCGTTCAAACGTCCATTATCAAGCGGTATCCGCGCGATTAACCTAAACGATGATGACCGATTAATTGGTGTAGACATTACTGACGGTAACAACGAAGTTATGTTGTTCTCTGACGCAGGTAAAGTGGTTCGCTTTAACGAGAAGCAACGCGATAGCGAAACCGGCGCCGTGAAACTTGACCCAGAAACTGGCGAAGAGTTATTGGCTTTACGCCCAATGGGACGTACTGCAGCAGGTGTTCGTGGTATTTCTCTCGACGCAGGTCAAAAAGTGGTGTCGCTAATTGTACCAAACGGTGATGGTGATATTCTAACCGCCACTGAAAATGGTTATGGTAAGCGTACGCGACTTGAAGAGTACCCAGCTAAGAGCCGTGCAACCAAAGGTGTGGTCTCTATCAAAGTGAGTGACCGCAACGGCTTGGTAGTCGGTGCTGTTCAGGTTACTGAAGCGCAAGAAATGATGCTGATTACCGACGCGGGCACCTTAGTGCGTACTCGAGTCAACGAAGTATCATTGGTAGGCCGTAATACTCAAGGTGTTACTTTAATTCGTACCTCTGAAGAAGAGAAAGTGGTGGGCTTACAGCGCATCGACGAGATTGAAGAGCCAGAGTTAGACGAACTAGCCGAAGGTGAAGTGGCCGACGCAGAAGGCACTGCAGAAGCAGAATCTAGCCCAAGCAGTGGTGAAGAGCCTGCAGCTGGCGGTGATGAAGCTGCTAGCAGTGACCCCGAACCAGAAGAATAGTAAAAAAGTAATAAAAACAACGGGCGGCTTTTAGCCGCTCGTTTTTGTTTTAAAAACAATATACGAACCACAAAAGTGGTCGCACACAACATATTAGTAAGAGATTTAACATGGATAAAATTTACAATTTTTGTGCAGGTCCTGCCATGTTACCTGAAGCTGTAATGCAACAAGCACAAGCAGAGTTTTGTGATTGGCAGGGGCTAGGTGTATCAGTAATGGAAGTCAGTCATCGCGGTAAAGAATATATCGCCATGGCCGCACAAGCCGAGCAAGACTTACGTGATTTACTCGATATCCCAGATAACTATAAAGTGTTGTTTTGCCAAGGTGGTGGGCGTGGTCAGTTTGCCGCAGCTCCACTCAATTTATTGGGTGAGAAAACATCTATTAGCTTTATTACTACCGGCCAGTGGTCTAAAAGCGCGGTAGCCGAAGGAGAAAAACACGCAGATGCCAAAGTGTTCGATGCCTTAAAGACTGACGAAAACGGTCAGGTAGCGGTTAAAGCAAGCGCTGAATGGCAACTAGATCAAGACGCCGCCTATGTGCATTATTGCCCCAATGAAACCATTGAAGGCATCGCTATTGATGAAATCCCAGACGTCGGTGACATGGTATTGGTAGGGGATTTCTCATCAACCATATTGTCGCAACCCATTGATGTAAGCAAATTTGGCCTTATTTACGCAGGGGCGCAAAAAAACATTGGCCCATCTGGCTTAGCCATTGCCATTGTGCGTGAAGACTTATTAGATAAAGCACACCCATTAACGCCAAATATCTTTAACTACAGCTTGTTGGCTGGCAGCGACTCTATGTTTAATACGCCGCCAACTTACTCATGGTATTTGGCGGGCTTAGTCTTTAAATGGTTAAAGGCACAGGGCGGATTAACCGCGATGGCCGAAAAGAACGCTGCCAAAGCAGAGCTACTGTATTCATTTATTGATGGTAGCGATTTCTACCAAAATAATGTTGCAGCTGAAAACCGTTCTAAAATGAATATTCCTTTCCGATTGGCTAACAGCGAGCTAGATGCTGCGTTTTTAGCTGAATCTGCGGCTGCAGGACTCGTCACGCTAAAAGGCCATCGTATTGTAGGCGGCATGCGCGCCAGTATATATAACGCGATGCCCATTGAAGGGGTACAAGCTTTAGTGGCCTTCATGGATGATTTTGCTAAGCGTAATAGCTAAGGATAAAACATGAGTTGTGATTTTCAGGCCTTAGCGAACGAGGGTATTCAAGGATTACGCCCTTACCAAGC is a window from the Agarivorans sp. TSD2052 genome containing:
- the serC gene encoding 3-phosphoserine/phosphohydroxythreonine transaminase, whose translation is MDKIYNFCAGPAMLPEAVMQQAQAEFCDWQGLGVSVMEVSHRGKEYIAMAAQAEQDLRDLLDIPDNYKVLFCQGGGRGQFAAAPLNLLGEKTSISFITTGQWSKSAVAEGEKHADAKVFDALKTDENGQVAVKASAEWQLDQDAAYVHYCPNETIEGIAIDEIPDVGDMVLVGDFSSTILSQPIDVSKFGLIYAGAQKNIGPSGLAIAIVREDLLDKAHPLTPNIFNYSLLAGSDSMFNTPPTYSWYLAGLVFKWLKAQGGLTAMAEKNAAKAELLYSFIDGSDFYQNNVAAENRSKMNIPFRLANSELDAAFLAESAAAGLVTLKGHRIVGGMRASIYNAMPIEGVQALVAFMDDFAKRNS
- the yfaE gene encoding class I ribonucleotide reductase maintenance protein YfaE; translation: MSQQEGRVIAGGIEVVVDGHHKSILEAYEQAGFTPEYHCREGVCGACRTTLVKGEVEYSHTPLANIPQGQILSCCSKPKGTVELAELPPVKQKIA
- the gyrA gene encoding DNA topoisomerase (ATP-hydrolyzing) subunit A, with amino-acid sequence MSDLAKEITPVNIEDELKSSYLDYAMSVIVGRALPDVRDGLKPVHRRVLFAMNVLGNDWNKPYKKSARVVGDVIGKYHPHGDSAVYDTIVRMAQPFSLRYMLVDGQGNFGSVDGDSAAAMRYTEIRMDKLAHSLLADLEKETVDFVPNYDGTEQIPEVLPTRVPNLLVNGSSGIAVGMATNIPPHNLTEVVNGCLAMIEKPDISIDELMEYIPAPDFPTAGIINGRAGIIQAYHTGRGKVSIRSKAEVVTDKNGKETIIVHEIPYQVNKARLIEKMAELVKDKKLEGISALRDESDKDGMRIVVELKRDAVGEVVLNNLYSQTQMQVSFGMNMVALDNGQPKIFNLQEMIECFIRHRREVVTRRTVFELRKARDRAHILEGLAIALANIDEIIELIKTSPTPAEAKAALVAKGWDLGAVSAMLERAGDDAARPDWLEAEFGIRDGQYFITPTQAQAILDLRLHKLTGLEHEKIISEYKELLDLIAELLHILNTPERLMEVIRDELIAVREQFGDERRTEISANSSDLSIEDLINEEDVVVTLSHEGYVKYQPLTEYESQRRGGKGKAATKMKNEDFIEKLLVANTHDTVLCFSTVGKVYWMKVYQLPLASRQARGKPIVNLLPLTEDERITAILPVREYEEDKFILFATANGTVKKTPLTAFKRPLSSGIRAINLNDDDRLIGVDITDGNNEVMLFSDAGKVVRFNEKQRDSETGAVKLDPETGEELLALRPMGRTAAGVRGISLDAGQKVVSLIVPNGDGDILTATENGYGKRTRLEEYPAKSRATKGVVSIKVSDRNGLVVGAVQVTEAQEMMLITDAGTLVRTRVNEVSLVGRNTQGVTLIRTSEEEKVVGLQRIDEIEEPELDELAEGEVADAEGTAEAESSPSSGEEPAAGGDEAASSDPEPEE
- the gph gene encoding phosphoglycolate phosphatase (PGP is an essential enzyme in the glycolate salvage pathway in higher organisms (photorespiration in plants). Phosphoglycolate results from the oxidase activity of RubisCO in the Calvin cycle when concentrations of carbon dioxide are low relative to oxygen. This enzyme is a member of the Haloacid Dehalogenase (HAD) superfamily of aspartate-nucleophile hydrolase enzymes (PF00702).), with the protein product MNKQAAVLFDLDGTLLDTAPDLGAAANYVLAQYQRAPLSLAQARELSSHGAIGLLKAGFGDDWASQAQTELRQQLLDYYQQHICEGTDFFPGIKEALQLLNQRAIPWGVVTNKPEGLSKQLLAYFPEFAQCGVLVGGDTIAQRKPDPEPMLLACKNIAVEPNNCLYVGDAERDIAAGNNTNMTTLLALWGYISAHDKTDDWAADLHCQKSEQLEQTISDWLNDL
- the nrdA gene encoding class 1a ribonucleoside-diphosphate reductase subunit alpha; protein product: MNKDLLVTKRSGKQEAINLDKIHRVITWAAKGLNNVSVSQVELKSHIQFYSGMATKDIHETIIKSAADLISQETPDYQFLAARLAVFHLRKKAYGQFEPPKLYDHVVKQCEAGRYDMHLLKDYTPEEFAQMDDFIDHWRDMDFSYGAVKQLEGKYLVQNRVSGEIYESAQFLYILVAACLFAHYDKSVRLQYIRRFYDATSKFKISLPTPIMSGVRTPTRQFSSCVLIECGDSLESINATASSIVTYVSQRAGIGINAGRIRALGSEIRGGEAFHTGCIPFYKYFQTAVKCCSQGGVRGGAATIFYPFWHLEVESLLVLKNNRGVDDNRVRHMDYGVQLNKLMYQRLVKGENITLFSPSDAPGLYDAFFQDQDEFERLYVQYEQDSNVRKQSIKAVELFSLLMQERASTGRIYIQNVDHCNTHSPFDPVQAPVRQSNLCLEIALPTKPLQHVHDENGEIALCTLSAFNLGAIENLDELEELSDLAVRALDSLLDYQDYPILAAKKGSDGRRTLGIGVINYAYYLAKNGTKYSDGSANNLTHRTFEAIQYWLLKASMRLAKEQGACPMFNETTYSQGILPIDTYKKSLDTLSNEPLHYDWEELRNEITTHGLRNSTLSALMPSETSSQISNATNGIEPPRGFISVKASKDGILKQVVPDFENVKDNYELLWDIPNNDGYLQLVGLMQKFVDQSISANTNYDPSRFEGNRVPMKTLIADLLTAYKYGVKTLYYHNTRDGASDQHDNMKPEPEDDDCAGGACKI
- the ubiG gene encoding bifunctional 2-polyprenyl-6-hydroxyphenol methylase/3-demethylubiquinol 3-O-methyltransferase UbiG — translated: MEQRNTSENVDHQEIAHFAGLASRWWDKQGEFKTLHQINPLRLDYIERGSVGLFGKKVLDIGCGGGILAESMAVRGADVTAIDMGKEQIEVAKLHALETGTQLRYLQTTAEAHADTHAATYDVITCMEMIEHVPDPGSVIAACAQLVKPGGKIFVSTINRTPKAYLYMILAAEKLLKIVPNGTHQHDKFIRPSELLAWADQNGLRSEAISGVQFLPIIESFSLSTNVDVNYMVQLAKPEQNHE
- the nrdB gene encoding class Ia ribonucleoside-diphosphate reductase subunit beta, giving the protein MSYSIFTLEANDATKEPMFFGQPVNVARYDQQRHEIFEKLIEKQLSFFWRPEEVDVSRDRIDYNKLPAHEQHIFISNLKYQTLLDSIQGRSPNVALLPLVSLPELETWIETWAFSETIHSRSYTHIIRNVMGNPGEVFDDIMQNEEIIKRANDIAGYYDDLIQATSIYHLHGEGQHEVDGTIHNITIRELKKKLYLCLMSVNVLEAIRFYVSFACSFAFAERELMEGNAKIIKLIARDEALHLTGTQHMINLMREGKDDPEMAEIAAECEVEAWRMFTDAAEQEKQWAKYLFKDGSMIGLNEEILCQYVEYITNSRMQGVGLLPCFEDRSNPIPWINSWLVSDNVQVAPQEAEISSYLVGQIDSSIHVDDFEDFEL